The Papaver somniferum cultivar HN1 chromosome 3, ASM357369v1, whole genome shotgun sequence genome includes a region encoding these proteins:
- the LOC113356259 gene encoding oxysterol-binding protein-related protein 1C-like, whose amino-acid sequence MSIVRSNSLNRGGVRDSFSLSATSSSTTSSNLNLSNSNNHTNNNGFRINSNNNRGVNNSNTNNSNYIINNGISSSNSSSMNSCDPRQRMDSSLRQNSISEVPPQLLLVDHRDLKINDIVGNGISGILYKWVNYGKGWRPRWFVLQDGVLSYYKIHGPDRIELNQETEKGSRVIGEESIRRISRHGRHHHHHANGQHRRKAFGEVHLKVSSIRESKSDDKRFSIFTGTKRLHLRADAREDRAAWMEALQAVKDMFPRMSNSELMAPIDNVVVSTEKLRQRLLEEGVSEAAIQDSEQIMRTEFSALQNQLVLLKQKQSLLIDTLRQLETEKVDLENTLVDESQRQSKEQGDSSRSRQDKSSEGSASESDEDNERHDAADEETDEDDNAFFDTRDFLSTSSFRSSGSEFHRSSFDSDDEELYAVDSEDGRDASIISVGINYPYVRRRKKLPDPVEKEKGVSLWSMIKDNIGKDLTKVCLPVYFNEPLSSLQKCYEDLEYSFLLDRAYEYGKRGNSLMRVLNVAAFAVSGYASTEGRNCKPFNPLLGETYEADYPDKGVRFFSEKVSHHPMVVACHCEGNGWKFWGDSNLKSKFWGRSIQLDPVGVLTLEFDDGEVFQWNKVTTSIYNLILGKLYCDHYGTMRIQGNREYSCKLKFKEQSIIERNPHQVQGAVQDRNGKTVATVFGKWDSSMHYIPGDCSGKGKGSESFPDSRMLWKRSKPPKFPTRYNLTRFAITLNELVPGLKEKLPPTDSRLRPDQRCLENGEYEMANSEKLRLEQRQRQSRKMQERGWKPQWFEKDKGSDTYRYAGGYWEAREKGNWESCPDIFGQVSNDPQMLD is encoded by the exons ATGTCGATCGTGAGATCTAATTCTTTGAACCGTGGTGGTGTTCGTGATTCGTTTTCTCTTTCTGCTACTTCATCTTCTACAACTTCTTCAAATCTTAatctcagcaacagcaacaaccatACAAACAATAATGGATTTCGGATCAATAGCAATAACAATAGAGGAGTTAATAACAGCAATACAAACAACAGCAATTACATAATAAACAACGGTATCAGCAGCAGCAATAGTAGTAGTATGAATAGTTGTGATCCGAGGCAAAGGATggattcatcattaagacagaaTTCTATAAGTGAAGTACCACCGCAATTGTTATTGGTGGATCATAGAGATTTGAAAATAAATGATATAGTTGGGAATGGAATCAGTGGTATATTGTATAAATGGGTCAATTATGGTAAAGGTTGGAGACCAAGATGGTTTGTGTTACAAGATGGTGTTCTTTCTTATTACAAGATTCATGGACCTGATAGGATTGAGTTAAATCAAGAAACGGAGAAAGGATCCAGAgttattggtgaagaatctattcGGAGAATCTCTCGTCATGGtaggcatcatcatcatcatgctaATGGTCAACATCGTCGTAAAGCTTTCGGTGAAGTTCATCTCAAG GTTTCTTCAATTCGAGAGAGTAAGTCGGATGACAAGAGATTCTCCATTTTTACGGGAACGAAAAGGTTACATTTGAGGGCAGATGCTAGGGAAGATCGAGCAGCATGGATGGAAGCATTGCAGGCTGTGAAAGATATGTTTCCTAGGATGTCAAACAGCGAATTAATggctcctattgataatgttgttGTCTCTACTGAAAAGTTGAGGCAACGATTGTTAGAGGAGGGAGTTAGCGAAGCTGCTATTCAGGACAGTGAACAGATTATGAGGACCGAATTCTCAGCTTTGCAGAACCAACTCGTTCTTCTCAAGCAGAAACAGTCTCTCCTCATCGATACACTTCGCCAGCTAGAG ACAGAAAAGGTTGACTTGGAGAATACGCTGGTTGATGAGAGCCAAAGACAATCGAAAGAACAAGGTGATTCCTCAAGATCAAGGCAAGACAAATCTAGTG AAGGATCTGCAAGTgaatctgatgaagataatgaaagaCATGATGCTGCGGATGAAGAAACTGACGAAGATGACAATGCTTTCTTTGATACACGGGATTTCTTGTCAACAAGTTCATTTAGGAGCAGTGGTTCTGAGTTTCATAGATCATCCTTTGACTCGGATGATGAAGAGCTTTATGCTGTTGATTCAGAAGATGGCAGAGATGCTTCCATTATATCTGTTGGGATTAACTACCCTTATGTTAGGCGGCGTAAGAAATTGCCTGACCCAGTGGAAAAAGAGAAAGGAGTCAGCCTCTGGTCGATGATTAAAGATAACATTGGCAAAGACCTTACAAAAGTGTGTCTTCCTGTCTACTTCAATGAGCCCTTGTCGTCTTTACAAAAATgttatgaagatttggagtaCTCTTTCCTTCTTGATCGAGCTTATGAATATGGTAAAAGG GGTAATAGCCTTATGAGGGTTCTCAATGTAGCAGCATTTGCTGTATCTGGATATGCTTCCACAGAGGGAAGAAATTGCAAGCCATTTAATCCACTTTTGGGTGAGACATATGAGGCTGACTATCCAGACAAAGGTGTCCGTTTTTTCTCAGAAAAG GTTAGCCATCATCCCATGGTTGTTGCATGCCATTGCGAGGGTAATGGGTGGAAATTTTGGGGAGATAGTAACTTAAAAAGCAAATTTTGGGGACGTTCAATTCAACTCGATCCTGTCGGTGTTCTCACTCTTGAGTTTGATgatggagaagtttttcaatggAATAAG GTTACGACATCCATTTACAACCTTATACTGGGGAAGCTCTACTGTGACCACTATGGTACAATGCGTATACAAGGAAATCGTGAATATTCATGCAAGCTGAAATTCAAAGAGCAATCCATCATAGAACGAAATCCTCATCAG GTACAAGGTGCAGTCCAAGATAGGAATGGTAAAACAGTAGCTACAGTTTTTGGTAAATGGGATAGCAGCATGCATTATATACCTGGAGACTGTTCAGGGAAGGGAAAAGGTTCAGAATCATTTCCTGATTCACGGATGCTTTGGAAGCGGAGCAAGCCACCGAAATTCCCAACGCGATATAACTTGACCCGCTTTGCTATTACACTCAATGAACTCGTTCCTGGATTGAAG GAGAAGTTGCCACCTACGGACTCAAGGCTCAGACCTGACCAGAGGTGCCTAGAGAATGGGGAATATGAAATGGCAAATTCAGAGAAACTGCGGCTTGAGCAGAGGCAGCGCCAG TCTCGGAAGATGCAAGAAAGGGGATGGAAGCCACAGTGGTTTGAGAAGGATAAAGGAAGCGATACATACCGATATGCTGGTGGTTATTGGGAAGCAAGGGAAAAGGGGAACTGGGAATCTTGTCCTGATATCTTTGGCCAAGTTTCTAATGATCCACAAATGTTGGATTGA